In the Choloepus didactylus isolate mChoDid1 chromosome 5, mChoDid1.pri, whole genome shotgun sequence genome, one interval contains:
- the LOC119535148 gene encoding olfactory receptor 9A4-like — protein MMGNLSSATEFCLLGFRGSPKLHHILFAIFFFFYSVTLMGNTVIIVIACVDKRLHSPMYFFLGHLSVLEVLVTTIIVPVMLWGLLLPGMQTMSLTACVAQLFLYLAVGTTEFSLLGVMAVDRYVAVCNPLRYNIIMNSFTCNLVVILSWVFGFLSEIWPVYATFQLTYCKSNVLDHFFCDRGQLLKLSCDDTLLTEFILFLMAVFIIIGSLIPTIVSYTYIISTILKIPSASGRRKAFSTCASHFTFVVIGYGSCLFLYVKPKQTQAAEYNKIISLLISVVTPFLNPFIFTLRNDKVKEALRDGVKLCCQLLKY, from the coding sequence ATGATGGGCAATCTCTCTAGTGCCACTGAATTCTGCCTTCTAGGTTTCCGTGGGTCTCCAAAACTACACCACATCCTTTTTGCTATATTCTTCTTCTTCTACTCAGTGACATTGATGGGAAACACAGTTATCATCGTGATTGCCTGTGTTGATAAGCGTCTGCACTCCCCGATGTACTTCTTCCTTGGTCACCTCTCTGTCCTGGAGGTCCTGGTCACAACCATTATTGTCCCCGTGATGCTCTGGGGATTGCTGCTTCCTGGGATGCAGACAATGTCTTTGACTGCATGTGTTGCCCAACTCTTCCTCTACCTTGCTGTGGGTACCACAGAGTTTTCATTACTGGGAGTGATGGCTGTGGACCGTTACGTGGCTGTGTGTAACCCATTGAGGTACAACATCATAATGAACAGCTTCACCTGCAACTTGGTGGTGATTTTGTCATGGGTATTTGGGTTCCTTTCTGAAATCTGGCCTGTCTATGCCACATTTCAGCTTACTTACTGCAAATCAAATGTGTTAGACCATTTTTTCTGTGACAGAGGGCAATTGCTCAAACTCTCCTGTGATGACACACTTTTGAcagaattcattctttttttaatggctgTTTTCATCATCATCGGTTCTTTGATCCCTACAATTGTCTCCTACACCTACATCATCTCCACCATCCTCAAGATCCCCTCAGCCTCTGGCCGGAGGAAAGCCTTCTCTACCTGTGCCTCCCACTTCACCTTTGTTGTGATTGGCTATGGCAGCTGCTTGTTCCTCTATGTGAAACCCAAGCAAACCCAGGCAGCTGAGTACAACAAGATAATTTCCTTGTTGATTTCTGTGGTAACTCCTTTCCTGAACCCTTTCATCTTCACTCTCAGGAATGACAAGGTCAAAGAGGCCCTTCGAGATGGTGTGAAACTCTGCTGTCAACTCCTCAAGTATTAA
- the LOC119535275 gene encoding olfactory receptor 6V1 produces MANLSYPSEFLLMGFSSFGELQVLLYGPFLVLYLLAFTGNTIIIMMVMADTHLHSPMYFFLGNFSMLEILVTMTTVPRMLSDLLVLHKVISFTSCMVQFYFYFSLGSTSFLILADMALDRFVAICHPLRYGMLMSRPVCVWLAAAAWAAPFLAMVPTVLSRAHLNYCHGNIINHFFCDNAPLLQLACSDTSLLEFWDFMMALAFVLSSFLVTLISYGYIVSTVLQIPSASGRQKAFSTCGSHLTLVFLGYSSTIFLYVRPGKAHSVEVNKIVALVTSVLTPFLNPFILTFRNEPVKAAIRGQMQRLKGLPKEIR; encoded by the coding sequence ATGGCAAATCTGAGCTACCCATCTGAATTTCTCCTCATGGGCTTCTCCTCTTTTGGTGAGCTGCAAGTTCTGCTATACGGGCCCTTCCTTGTGCTTTACCTTCTTGCCTTCACAGGAAACACCATTATCATCATGATGGTCATGGCTGATACCCATCTACATtctcccatgtacttcttcctgggCAATTTTTCCATGCTAGAGATCTTGGTGACCATGACCACTGTGCCCAGGATGCTGTCAGACCTGCTGGTCCTCCACAAGGTCATTTCCTTCACCAGCTGCATGGTCCAGTTCTACTTCTACTTTTCTCTGGGCTCTACCTCCTTCCTCATCCTGGCAGACATGGCCCTTGACCGTTTTGTGGCCATCTGCCACCCACTGCGCTATGGCATGTTGATGAGCAGGCCTGTATGTGTCTGGCTGGCAGCGGCTGCTTGGGCAGCTCCTTTCCTTGCCATGGTACCTACTGTCCTCTCCCGGGCTCATCTCAATTACTGCCATGGCAACATCATTAATCACTTCTTCTGTGACAATGCTCCTCTGCTGCAGCTTGCCTGCTCAGACACGAGCCTACTGGAATTCTGGGACTTCATGATGGCCTTGGCCTTTGTCCTCAGCTCATTCCTGGTGACACTTATCTCCTATGGCTACATCGTGAGCACTGTACTACAGATCCCCTCTGCCAGTGGCCGCCAGAAGGCTTTCTCTACATGTGGCTCTCACCTCACCCTGGTTTTCCTGGGCTACAGTAGCACCATCTTCCTGTATGTTAGACCTGGCAAAGCACACTCTGTGGAAGTCAACAAGATCGTAGCCTTGGTGACTTCAGTCCTCACCCCATTTCTCAATCCCTTTATCCTTACCTTCCGCAATGAGCCAGTCAAGGCAGCTATAAGGGGGCAGATGCAGAGGTTAAAAGGCCTTCCTAAGGAAATACGATGA